The genomic region AATAAATGTATTTTCGTCTTTTTTAGAACATTATTAAGAAAGTCAGCGGCCAAAAGTTTGTGTACAAATTCGTGTGTTACCCGGATCCCGGCAGCGGAGAACCTTCCAAGGAAGACACCAAATGTAGGGAGTCTGTGAATGAACTCCCCCAGACCCCGAAACCTGGAGACAACTCTCCCTTTGTCCCCAAGATGGTGAGGAGCAGCTCCAAGACTAGCCGCAATGAGTACATGCGCTCTGGCCTCTACTCCACCTTCACCATCCAGTCGTTGCAAGCTCCGCCCAGTGCGCAGCAGACCAAGGCTAACAAACCGGACATCTTGCCTCCAGCAGAAGCTCCTCCCCTACCAGAGGCCAAAGGTCAAAGCATCAGCATCCCTTCGTATGAGGCCGCGGAGCAGGACGATGGAGATCTCTCCTTGGAAGTCAACATCCATAGCTCCAAGGAACTGCAGCTCCATGTAATGTCAATAGACGTATGGGCAGTAGATATCAGGGGGTAGCATAAAGGAAATGGGACCCTTCACCCCGTTTTATGCAACTCCCACTATGGCAGAAAAGGTGGGCAAGGCTCTTGGTCATGCCACCCTTCATAGTAAAGAAAGAAGGACATTGGGCTGTTGGGCTGGTCCGAGGGTGCCGATGGGCATTGAAGATGGGACCAAGCCATGACTTGAAGAACGTTTGGGTTCCCCTAGGTTCCCAGGCCCAGGTGGGACACAACCTCAGCTTCCTCTATACTTAAAGTCATGCTTCTCTCATTGGACCCTTTAGCAACCGCTGGGTCTACTAATGTGGAGTGTTTGCCCTAGTCTACTAGCAGAACCAACCCAACACATTTACCCGACTGGGCTTTCAAGCCCAGGTAGGACAATTACCTCAGCCCCCTCCATACTTACAGCCATGCTTCTCTCATTGGGCTCTATAGCAACCATAGGGTCTACTAATATGGAATGTTTGCCGTAGTCTATAAGTATAACCAACTCAACATGGGCTTTTAAGCCCATGTAGGACAACTACCTCAGTCCCTTCCATACTTACAGCCATGTTTCTCTCATTGGGCCCTATGGCAATCGTAGGGTCTATTAATGTGGAACATTTGCTCTAGTCTACAAGTAGAACCAACCCAACAGGGGCTATTTGCCCCACCGGGCTTTCAAGCCCAGGTGGGACAACTACTTCAGACCCCTCCATAGTCATGCATCTCTCATTGGGCCCTATAGCAATCATAGGGTCTACTAATGTCGAACATTTAGCCTAGTCTACAAGTAGAACCAACCCAACACAGGCTATTTGCCCCATCAGGCTTTCAAGCCCAGGTGGGTCAACTACTTCAGCCCTCTCCATACTTACAAGGATTGACTCTACTAATGTGGAACGTTTGCCCGTCTACAAGTAGAACCAACCCAACATGGGTTATTTGGCCCATCGGGCTTTCACCAACTTTGGGGAATTGTCTTAGGGAATTTTGAGAACTTGAACACATGTATCTGGTCTCATCTTCTGTCATCCTgtatgttttacttttttttcttaggTCACAGTTGATCCACCAACTCCTGTCATCAAGGTGGAGGACCCTCTAGAAGAGACCTCAACAGATGTCGAGGACTTCTCGGAATCCCAGGTCTTTCTTACGTCTTTACCAGATTTGAAGACCCCGACTTCTGACCAGCCGCTTGCCCAGGAGATTTTGGTAGTCATCAACTCACCAGAGACGGAGGAAGAAGTGAAGGAGAGGACGGATTTTCAAGAGGAGGTGAAGAAGGAGGACACAACTCCACCGGTGTCATCTCCTGAAGGAGGACAGCCCATGAAAGGGAAAAAGCCAAAGGACTTGGAAATACCGTTCTCTTCTGTGATAGCACCAGAGAAGATGAACGCTGCTGTGAATTCCTTGCTGGCTCCTGGGAGTGCATCTTCTGTCATAACTTCTCATTCACTGGTAAGACAGATGTCACCAAGAAATGGTTGAGATGATCGAGAAGGTGTAATCAGGTGGGGTCCTAGAGTTAGGACCCATGGTGCCCCACTGAATAGCATAACAATCACAACAGTTATTTATATCCTATggtatacttcagagctgcattcacaattctacaggcttcagagctgaatcTCCCAACATTCCCTGCTGTTTCAGGAGATTTGGATTCTGGGGCATGCCATCATTGCACCAGTCATCTGATATCAGTAAACTTACCTTCCCCTTTGTATTATAGGAGTTCAGCTTACCTGTTAGGGGAGTGTCTGTCAACAAGCCTGCTGACAGTTTCCAATGACAACCTgtagaatagtgaatgcagctctggagacaGCTCagaggatgtaactcaggttcaGAGTTATTCAGCTTAATGGATGTCTGGCAATATGTTATTCATGTCCATTCTTATCAGAGTCTTAGGCTGCCCTGCTCTGTCcatcccccatgctttacactgcatgcAGGGTAGATAGATACAACAGATTCAAATACCCAGAGAGGGCAATGCTCCAATAAGATGCAAAAGAATCCCTAACAGAGCAGAGTGTTTCAGGAGAGGAGTTTGCTGGTCTTCTTAGATACTGATAGTGGACTGAGCTGGgcaagcagcacagagtatttcaggaggctACTTTATTTCCATTTACCATATCTCATGTGATGGTCATGGGGCTGCATATGACAGGGGCAGTGTCATGATGGTTGAAAGTTAGGAGGGCAAAAACTAATAGGGGAAGAGGTAgggcccccagcagcacagagtattttaggGGACAATGGACCTGTACCTAACTGCCGTTATTTGCAAATCAAATAACACCTTGAGGTTCACCTTATACCCCGGTATGTGGTATATGATGAGTCTGGGTGTTGTCCGGGGGCCTCTTCTGCCTGTTCTTCTAGATAAAGATCTGATCCTTTATAGAAATCCCATCTTGTCATGAATATTCATAGGCAGCAGTAGAGATCCCAGCCTAGCGGGAACGGAAGAACTCCGACTACATCTCATTCTTCAATCTGTACACAACAATGGTGCACGTGCCTATCAGGATATGGCGGCCGGAAAGTGCGCCATTGTTTCCAAGCAGATCCTGACAAACGTATTGATTTCTTTTTCAGACGCCTCTACTGCTCACGCCAAGCTCTCTCCCTCCTTCTATCCACTTCTGGAGCACGCTCAGCCCCATAGCTCCTCGAAGTCCAGCAAAGTTGTCCTTCCAGGTAAGATCTGCCGTTGTAGTTGTGTCTCTGGATGGAACAGCTTTGGCAACTGCCCTACGACCCTTGCAGGGCCTATAGGCTTTGCGGGCAAGGGAACAGTTTCTTTCTCTATATGGCTTTTACTTTATGACTATCACTCCCATCGAACCTCAGGATGGAGcacagattttatatatatatatattttttaattgttcaCTGTCGCTCTCTACTGCAGCAGAAGTGAGGGGAGCATAGAGACAGTcaggggccggctccaggttcatgtgggccctt from Bufo gargarizans isolate SCDJY-AF-19 chromosome 9, ASM1485885v1, whole genome shotgun sequence harbors:
- the ELK1 gene encoding ETS domain-containing protein Elk-1 → MVAAGTDRQSKTLQEQSRPDLQDFCGQERRLRLQTEMDPSGTLWQFLLQLLEEQSHRHLISWTSNDGEFKLLDAEEVARLWGLRKNKTNMNYDKLSRALRYYYDKNIIKKVSGQKFVYKFVCYPDPGSGEPSKEDTKCRESVNELPQTPKPGDNSPFVPKMVRSSSKTSRNEYMRSGLYSTFTIQSLQAPPSAQQTKANKPDILPPAEAPPLPEAKGQSISIPSYEAAEQDDGDLSLEVNIHSSKELQLHVTVDPPTPVIKVEDPLEETSTDVEDFSESQVFLTSLPDLKTPTSDQPLAQEILVVINSPETEEEVKERTDFQEEVKKEDTTPPVSSPEGGQPMKGKKPKDLEIPFSSVIAPEKMNAAVNSLLAPGSASSVITSHSLTPLLLTPSSLPPSIHFWSTLSPIAPRSPAKLSFQFPTNGSNQIHIPTLSVDGLSTPVVLSPGPQKP